One Coccinella septempunctata chromosome 1, icCocSept1.1, whole genome shotgun sequence DNA window includes the following coding sequences:
- the LOC123306634 gene encoding uncharacterized protein LOC123306634 translates to MVSIPFVLENEQKTVNSELIVISSKDDEKSNQRQAPSPNVKCRRMRWSEEEKRIASEGFKEYIMNNTLPSFQKMHEVMNTNPGVFQRSVATIKTWVKNEKLKKSREGIK, encoded by the exons ATGGtttccataccatttgtttTGGAAAACGAAC aaaaGACAGTGAATAGTGAACTCATAGTCATTTCAAgcaaagatgatgaaaaatccaATCAAAGACAAG CTCCGTCCCCTAATGTCAAATGCCGTAGGATGCGTTGGTCTGAAGAAGAGAAACGAATAGCTTCAGAAGGCTTCAAAGAATACATTATGAATAATACATTGCCATCATTCCAAAAAATGCACGAGGTCATGAATACAAATCCAGGTGTATTTCAAAGAAGTGTTGCCACTATTAAAacctgggtcaaaaatgaaaagcTGAAAAAATCAAGAGAGGGAATCAAATAA
- the LOC123306625 gene encoding uncharacterized protein LOC123306625: MKISAEKTKSVVISKEPIRCKLEIDGQMMEQVMSVKYLGIKLTYNNDIKEEVREQTMKATRIAGCLNDAIWRNKHIRTETKSRIYKSVVRPVMTYTAETRPQTSKTQRYLETSEMKTLRKIAGKTLWHRETNESIRRICEVDNVNTCVKNRKREWNQHINRMTEQRIVKIARDKSPGGRRSVGRPRRRWNDDL, encoded by the coding sequence atgaaaatatcagcagaaaaaacaaaatcagTAGTAATCTCTAAAGAACCAATAAGATGCAAATTAGAGATTGATGGCCAGATGATGGAACAAGTGATGTCGGTTAAATATTTGGGAATCAAGTTAACATACAACAACGATATAAAAGAGGAAGTGAGAGAACAGACAATGAAAGCCACCAGAATAGCAGGTTGTTTGAATGATGCGATATGGAGGAATAAGCACATAAGAACGGAAACAAAATCTAGAATATACAAATCTGTTGTTAGACCAGTTATGACCTACACCGCCGAGACGAGACCACAAACAAGTAAAACTCAAAGATACCTGGAAACAAGCGAGATGAAAACACTGAGAAAGATTGCAGGAAAAACATTGTGGCACAGAGAAACAAATGAAAGCATAAGACGCATATGCGAGGTTGACAATGTTAACACTTGTGTAAAGAACAGAAAACGGGAATGGAACCAACACATAAACAGGATGACGGAACAGCGGATAGTAAAGATAGCCCGAGATAAGTCGCCGGGAGGTCGAAGAAGTGTAGGACGCCCGCGAAGACGATGGAACGACGACTTATGA